AGGGGCAGACAAACAAAGTGTAAGTAAAAGTAAGCCCGTCAAATGCAATTTCATAGCAGTCCTATATGCCCTCAAGCGTCTTTACCGCTTGTGACGTCGAAGCGGATTTTGAGCCAATCTTTATTATGATAACTTTATTGGCTTTTATTTTTGTTCTTAAATCACCCGCATTCCTAACATTTTGCGGTGACAATTGTGGTCAGTGCAACACGTACGCGATACGTGTTCTTTTGTTGTTTTTAAACTAGATAAACCACTGACCTCTGGTTATTTTTTCAAATACCACAAGCAATAAAACAATAGCGTTACACAAACTATAAACCAGTTGTGGTAGGCAATCTAGTTTGTGTCATCGATTTACGCTTTTCGCCAACTATCATTTCTATCGGCAAGCACAGAAATATGTTTACTTTTTCTGTGCTTACCGCATTCAATACCAACAGCTGTTTTGCTTACAAATAGTCGCGTATAAGCGTTTCTGCTATTTGAATACTGTTTGTTGCCGCCCCTTTTCGGATATTGTCAGAAACAACCCAAAGGTTAAGGCCACGAGGATGCGTAATGTCATTTCGAATTCTGCCAACATGAACTATGTCATTACCACTTGCGTTACCAACTTGCGTAGGGAATTGCTCATTGCCTTCGTACACTGTCACTCCAGGCGCATTGGCAAGTAACTCTTTGACCTGTTGCGCATCTATGGGTGAACGCGTTTCTAGGTGTATAGCCTCTGCGTGACCGTAAAAAACAGGTACTCTTACCGCTGTTGCATTAACTAAAATACTTTGGTCACCCATTATTTTCTGTGTTTCCCACAACATTTTCATTTCTTCTTTAGTGTAATCGTTGTCTTGGAAAACATCGATTTGTGGGATAGCGTTAAATGCAATTTGGCGCGTGAATGCTTCTGCTTTAACTTCACGTGCATTCAGTAAGCCAGCGGTTTGTTTCGCGAGTTCTTCCATCGCCTCTTTGCCTGCACCTGATACAGATTGATACGTGCACACATTGATACGATCAATACCTACTGCATCTTGAATAGGCTTTAATGCAACCAACATTTGAATGGTCGAACAATTTGGGTTTGCAATAATATTTCGATTGCGAAAATCGGCCAGCGCATGAGCATTAACTTCGGGTACAACCAACGGAATGTCTGGCTCATATCTAAAGTGAGAAGTATTGTCGATAACAATACACCCTTCGTCTGCGGCAAGTGGCGCAAACTTTTCGGATATACTGCCGCCAGCTGAGAAAAAACCAAACTGAACGAGTGACCAGTCAAACTCATCGGCGTCTAACACTTCAATGTCTTCACCTTTAAACGAAACGGTGCTCCCTGCTGAACGTTTACTGGCAAGCGGATACAGCTTATTAACTGGAAAATCGCGCTCTTCTAATAGTTCAATCATGGTTTGCCCCACTAAACCAGTGGCGCCAAGTACCGCGACGTCAAACGCTTGTGACATAATGTTTTGTGCTCCTAATTAAAAAAATGAGAATACATTGCTTTTAAACTTCTCATCTATGGTTGTATTACTTCTTAAAGATTCAAGTAGCGAGTAAATTTACTGTGCCAACCTTTCACAGCCTATCTCACTGCTCCAATATTTTGTCTGCGTGTTTGATAGTAAAGCCCAACTGCCTTAAAGTTTGCGCTACCTGAGTGCTAACTTCTTGCGTTGTATGCAACGTGTATGCACTACACTCTCTTCGAATTCGATATTGTTTACGAAGTTGCGCAAACCTATCGCCGACATCAGCTTCACTTAATTTGCCACTTCCCCCTTTTTTG
The DNA window shown above is from Alteromonas sp. KC3 and carries:
- a CDS encoding aspartate-semialdehyde dehydrogenase, with translation MSQAFDVAVLGATGLVGQTMIELLEERDFPVNKLYPLASKRSAGSTVSFKGEDIEVLDADEFDWSLVQFGFFSAGGSISEKFAPLAADEGCIVIDNTSHFRYEPDIPLVVPEVNAHALADFRNRNIIANPNCSTIQMLVALKPIQDAVGIDRINVCTYQSVSGAGKEAMEELAKQTAGLLNAREVKAEAFTRQIAFNAIPQIDVFQDNDYTKEEMKMLWETQKIMGDQSILVNATAVRVPVFYGHAEAIHLETRSPIDAQQVKELLANAPGVTVYEGNEQFPTQVGNASGNDIVHVGRIRNDITHPRGLNLWVVSDNIRKGAATNSIQIAETLIRDYL